A window of the Brassica napus cultivar Da-Ae chromosome A2, Da-Ae, whole genome shotgun sequence genome harbors these coding sequences:
- the LOC106422551 gene encoding AT-hook motif nuclear-localized protein 29, protein MDGGYDQSGGASRYFHGLFRSELHNQLQQQAQAQPQPHLQLQPDDESDSNKDSGRLDSDPVTSGSTPGKRPRGRPPGSKNKPKPPVIVTRDSPNVLRSHVLEVSSGADIVESVNTYARRRGRGVSVLSGNGTVANVVLRQPVTIHGNNGGTGAGVGGVVTLHGKFDILSITGTVLPPPAPPGSGGLSIFLSGGQGQVIGGSVVAPLVASGPVILMAASFSNATFERLPLKDEEEEGGGGGPPPAPTASPPSGPGQGEIRGNPSGYDQFTGDPHSLGWVAGAASRPSF, encoded by the coding sequence ATGGACGGTGGTTACGATCAATCCGGAGGAGCTTCTAGATACTTCCATGGCCTCTTTAGGTCTGAGCTTCACAACCAACTTCAGCAACAGGCTCAGGCTCAACCTCAACCTCATCTCCAGCTTCAGCCAGATGATGAATCTGACTCCAACAAGGACTCGGGTCGACTTGATTCCGACCCGGTTACGTCGGGATCAACTCCCGGGAAGCGTCCACGTGGACGTCCTCCGGGATCTAAGAACAAGCCGAAGCCACCGGTGATTGTGACAAGAGATAGCCCTAACGTCCTTAGATCTCATGTTCTTGAAGTCTCATCTGGAGCCGACATAGTTGAGAGCGTCAACACTTACGCTCGCCGGAGAGGGAGAGGTGTCTCCGTGCTCAGTGGTAACGGCACGGTGGCTAACGTCGTACTCCGTCAGCCGGTGACGATTCATGGGAATAATGGTGGAACTGGAGCCGGAGTTGGAGGGGTTGTGACTTTACATGGAAAGTTTGACATTCTTTCCATCACTGGTACGGTGCTTCCGCCGCCGGCGCCACCGGGATCAGGTGGGCTGTCAATCTTTCTTTCTGGTGGACAAGGTCAGGTCATTGGCGGAAGCGTGGTGGCTCCGCTTGTGGCTTCAGGTCCAGTTATACTGATGGCTGCATCGTTCTCTAACGCAACTTTTGAAAGGCTTCCActtaaagatgaagaagaagaaggcggaGGAGGAGGTCCACCGCCAGCCCCGACAGCATCACCACCGTCTGGACCGGGCCAGGGAGAGATAAGAGGTAATCCGAGTGGTTATGATCAGTTTACCGGTGATCCTCATTCGCTTGGCTGGGTAGCCGGAGCCGCTTCAAGAccatctttttaa
- the LOC106397583 gene encoding 3-hydroxy-3-methylglutaryl-coenzyme A reductase 1 encodes MDIRRRPPKPPVNNPNRFSDDDDQRRTTTIPPKASDALPLPLYLTNAVFFTLFFSVAYYLLHRWRDKIRYNTPLHVVTVTELGALIALVASFIYLLGFFGIDFVQSFISRADTNDTDTNDFEDHRLVTCPPRGGRRLDLERDPPPSPIVSVAKSPIPDPTFPEEDEEIVKSVIHGAIPSYSLESRLGDCKRAATIRREALQRITGRSIEGLPLDGFDYESILGQCCEMPVGYVQIPVGIAGPLLLDGYEYSVPMATTEGCLVASTNRGCKAMYVSGGATSTVVKDGMTRAPVVRFASARRASELKFFLEDPENFDTLAVVFNRSSRFARLQSVKCTLAGKNAYVRFSCSTGDAMGMNMVSKGVQNVLEFLTDDFPDMDVIGISGNFCSDKKPAAVNWIEGRGKSVVCEAVIKGEIVNKVLKTSVAALVELNMLKNLTGSAVAGSLGGFNAHASNIVSAVFIATGQDPAQNVESSQCITMMEAINDGKDIHVSVTMPSIEVGTVGGGTQLASQSACLNLLGVKGASTESPGMNSRRLATIVAGAVLAGELSLMSAIAAGQLVKSHMKYNRSSRDISGATTTT; translated from the exons ATGGATATCCGACGGAGGCCTCCTAAACCGCCGGTTAACAACCCTAACCGCTTCTCCGACGATGACGATCAACGCCGGACAACAACGATTCCTCCCAAGGCGTCGGACGCgctccctctccctctctacCTCACCAACGCCGTCTtcttcactctcttcttctccgtCGCCTACTACCTCCTCCACCGCTGGCGCGACAAGATCCGTTACAACACCCCTCTCCACGTCGTCACCGTCACCGAGCTCGGCGCGCTCATCGCCCTCGTCGCCTCCTTCATCTACCTCCTAGGCTTCTTCGGCATCGACTTCGTCCAATCGTTCATCTCACGCGCCGACACCAACGACACCGATACTAACGATTTCGAAGACCACCGCCTCGTCACGTGCCCACCCAGGGGCGGACGTCGGTTGGATTTGGAAAGAG ATCCACCCCCATCACCGATCGTCTCCGTCGCCAAATCGCCGATTCCCGATCCGACGTTTCCGGAGGAAGACGAGGAGATAGTGAAATCCGTAATCCACGGCGCGATCCCTTCCTACTCCCTCGAGTCCCGTCTTGGAGACTGCAAGAGAGCGGCGACGATACGGCGCGAGGCGCTGCAGAGGATCACCGGGAGGTCGATCGAAGGGTTACCGTTGGATGGGTTCGATTACGAGTCGATATTGGGGCAATGCTGCGAGATGCCTGTCGGGTACGTGCAGATACCCGTGGGGATCGCTGGGCCTTTGTTGCTTGACGGGTATGAGTACTCTGTTCCGATGGCTACGACGGAAGGGTGTTTGGTTGCTAGCACTAATAGAGGATGCAAGGCTATGTATGTCTCTGGTGGAGCGACGAGTACGGTGGTTAAGGATGGTATGACGAGAGCGCCTGTGGTTAGGTTCGCGTCGGCGAGGAGGGCTTCGGAGCTTAAGTTTTTCTTGGAGGATCCTGAGAACTTTGACACGTTGGCTGTTGTCTTCAACAG GTCAAGTAGATTCGCGAGGCTGCAGAGTGTTAAGTGTACACTTGCGGGAAAGAATGCTTATGTAAGGTTTAGTTGTAGCACTGGTGATGCTATGGGGATGAATATGGTATCCAAAGGTGTCCAGAATGTTCTTGAGTTCCTCACTGATGATTTTCCTGACATGGATGTCATCGGAATCTCCG GTAACTTCTGTTCGGACAAGAAACCTGCAGCTGTGAACTGGATCGAGGGACGTGGCAAATCAGTGGTTTGCGAGGCAGTAATCAAAGGAGAGATTGTTAACAAGGTGTTGAAAACGAGCGTGGCTGCTTTAGTGGAGCTGAACATGCTCAAGAACCTCACTGGCTCTGCTGTTGCAGGCTCTCTAGGTGGATTCAACGCTCACGCCAGCAACATAGTCTCTGCTGTGTTCATAGCTACTGGCCAAGATCCAGCTCAAAACGTAGAGAGCTCTCAATGCATCACAATGATGGAAGCCATTAACGACGGGAAAGACATCCACGTCTCCGTCACTATGCCATCTATTGAG GTGGGGACAGTGGGAGGAGGAACACAGCTTGCGTCTCAATCAGCGTGTTTAAACCTGCTGGGAGTTAAAGGAGCGAGCACGGAGTCGCCGGGGATGAACTCAAGGAGGCTAGCGACGATAGTGGCGGGAGCAGTTTTGGCGGGAGAGTTATCTTTAATGTCAGCAATAGCAGCTGGACAACTTGTGAAGAGTCACATGAAATACAATAGATCCAGCAGAGACATATCTGGAGCAACGACAACAACATGA
- the LOC106397575 gene encoding probable inorganic phosphate transporter 1-9, translating to MPPLRVLSALDAARIQWYHFKAIIVAGMGLFTDAYDLFCIAPVLKMISKIYYDNQPVGTAVLSTSYAIALLGTALGQLIFGYLGDRVGRTRVYGLCLLIMVLSSFGCGFSVCTTRRSCVMASLGFFRFVLGLGIGGDYPLSATIMSEFANKKTRGAFIAAVFSMQGLGILMSSAVTMAVCKAFKNAGEGSLEITRAPGIETLAPAEADIAWRLILMIGALPAALTFYWRMLMPETARYTALVENNATQATKDMQRVMSVTMTPPIPEEDSSSETPQQQPSSSSYKLFSRRFLSLHGRDLFAASANWFLVDVVFYTSNLLLAQIFNFSNKHPNSTNVYDSAFEVAKVAAIVAACSTIPGYWFTVYFIDRVGRVKIQIMGFFIMALVYLAAGIPYSWYRSKHEKSNDKGFMVLYGLIFFFSNFGPNTTTFIIPAELFPTRFRSTCHGISGAAGKLGAIVGIVGFLWATKHKHYEEDVFPDVKRVRIAFLILGGVCIAGVLVTYFFTRETMGRSLEDNEEDEISPTSTAGTSSVNVLLPRQ from the exons ATGCCGCCGCTGAGAGTGTTATCCGCGTTAGATGCGGCGAGGATACAGTGGTACCACTTCAAGGCGATAATAGTCGCCGGAATGGGTCTTTTCACGGACGCTTACGATCTCTTCTGTATAGCTCCGGTCTTGAAAATGATCAGCAAAATCTATTACGACAATCAACCAGTCGGAACCGCTGTTCTCTCCACTTCTTACGCCATAGCTCTCCTCGGCACAGCCTTAGGTCAGCTCATCTTCGGCTACTTAGGCGACCGGGTCGGACGCACTCGAGTCTACGGTCTTTGTCTCTTGATCATGGTCTTAAGCTCCTTCGGCTGCGGTTTCTCCGTCTGCACCACTCGCCGTTCTTGCGTCATGGCGAGTCTTGGCTTCTTCAGATTCGTTCTTGGACTCGGTATCGGTGGAGATTACCCTCTCTCCGCCACGATCATGTCGGAGTTCGCGAATAAGAAGACGCGTGGGGCTTTTATCGCGGCTGTGTTTTCTATGCAGGGGCTAGGGATCTTGATGAGCTCCGCCGTTACGATGGCTGTGTGCAAAGCGTTCAAGAACGCCGGAGAAGGGAGTTTAGAGATAACGAGAGCGCCGGGGATAGAGACTTTGGCTCCGGCTGAAGCGGATATTGCTTGGAGGTTGATTCTGATGATCGGTGCTCTTCCCGCTGCGTTAACGTTCTACTGGCGAATGCTTATGCCTGAAACCGCCAG ATACACAGCACTAGTAGAGAACAATGCAACCCAAGCAACAAAAGACATGCAAAGAGTCATGTCCGTAACCATGACGCCTCCAATACCCGAAGAAGATTCGTCATCGGAGACACCACAACAACAACCGTCTTCATCCTCATACAAACTCTTCTCCCGCCGTTTCCTCAGCCTCCACGGCCGTGACCTCTTCGCAGCCTCAGCCAACTGGTTCCTAGTGGACGTCGTCTTCTACACAAGCAACCTCCTCCTCGCTCAAATCTTTAACTTCTCCAATAAACATCCCAATTCCACAAACGTCTACGACTCTGCTTTCGAAGTGGCTAAGGTCGCAGCCATCGTAGCCGCTTGCTCCACCATCCCTGGCTACTGGTTCACAGTTTATTTCATCGATAGAGTGGGCCGTGTCAAGATTCAGATAATGGGCTTTTTTATTATGGCCCTTGTTTACTTAGCCGCTGGGATACCATACAGTTGGTATCGGTCTAAGCATGAGAAGAGTAATGATAAAGGCTTTATGGTTCTCTACGGATTGATCTTCTTCTTTAGCAACTTTGGTCCCAACACGACGACGTTTATTATCCCTGCTGAGCTTTTTCCGACGAGGTTTAGGTCAACGTGCCATGGAATTTCTGGAGCTGCCGGGAAGCTTGGAGCCATTGTTGGAATTGTTGGTTTCTTGTGGGCCACGAAACACAAACACTACGAGGAGGACGTTTTCCCAGACGTGAAACGCGTGAGGATCGCGTTTTTGATACTTGGCGGCGTTTGTATCGCTGGAGTGTTGGTTACTTATTTTTTCACGCGTGAGACTATGGGTAGATCGTTAGAAGACAACGAAGAGGACGAGATTAGTCCCACGTCAACAGCAGGAACATCTTCTGTTAATGTGTTACTTCCAAGACAAtag